In Nocardia sputorum, a single genomic region encodes these proteins:
- a CDS encoding alpha/beta hydrolase, producing the protein MTRTPRVSRVAAAVVAAGLLGGSIATGGAEAAPAVAFGRCPAGSVTADRGVQCAVVSVPMNYADPDGARIELTVSRIPATGERQGVLFANPGGPGADALDFWARRVEVLPAALAEHYDRIAVQPRGLRWATPLECGTSSKDGPGQQVSLGGGNRDEIKKACDAAQPGYLDTITTENTARDMDAVRAALGLERIGYLGTSYGTYLGAVYAALFGERVDRMILDSNVNPDWVWTEEFAQQQVAGKQRLDDLFTWIAEHDDDYHLGDTALQVYRTWVRLAAAQGGGWYANLTPPPASIADLPGALPEPLAEIARDGYTGSVEQLGKLQNLLRTLVSGGVSAQVPLLGATTVATYTRSFWPTFARAMADAAADPANVQRLRAIEGATSTDPTGRFVFSAITCNENAVPGRPELLGAAAGTIASGGNAMDARADLVRSGMACGSWKPVTKPVPITGAGLRTPPLVLQSKHDALTKYEGGPAMAAALGGRLVVVDGGDHGTFGRGNPAVDEAVLTYLRTGNVNITRADQAPLPVG; encoded by the coding sequence ATGACGAGAACACCGCGGGTTTCGCGGGTCGCGGCCGCCGTCGTCGCCGCGGGCCTGCTCGGCGGATCGATCGCCACGGGCGGCGCGGAAGCCGCGCCCGCGGTGGCGTTCGGCCGGTGTCCCGCGGGGTCCGTGACCGCCGATCGGGGCGTGCAGTGCGCCGTGGTCTCCGTCCCGATGAATTACGCCGACCCGGACGGCGCCCGGATCGAGTTGACCGTCAGCCGGATCCCGGCCACGGGCGAGCGGCAGGGTGTCCTGTTCGCCAATCCCGGCGGCCCCGGTGCGGACGCGCTGGATTTCTGGGCGCGTCGGGTGGAGGTGCTTCCCGCGGCGCTCGCCGAGCACTACGACCGGATCGCCGTCCAGCCGCGCGGATTGCGCTGGGCGACGCCGCTGGAATGCGGGACGAGTTCGAAGGACGGCCCGGGGCAACAGGTCTCGCTGGGCGGCGGCAATCGCGACGAGATCAAGAAGGCTTGCGATGCGGCGCAGCCCGGGTACCTGGACACGATCACCACCGAGAACACCGCGCGCGACATGGACGCCGTACGCGCCGCGCTCGGGTTGGAGCGGATCGGCTACCTCGGCACCTCCTACGGCACCTACCTCGGCGCGGTCTACGCGGCGCTGTTCGGCGAGCGGGTGGACCGGATGATCCTGGACTCCAACGTCAACCCGGACTGGGTGTGGACCGAGGAATTCGCCCAGCAGCAGGTCGCGGGCAAACAACGCCTCGACGACCTGTTCACCTGGATCGCCGAACACGACGACGATTACCACCTCGGCGACACCGCTCTGCAGGTCTATCGCACCTGGGTGCGGTTGGCGGCCGCCCAGGGCGGCGGCTGGTACGCCAATCTGACCCCGCCGCCCGCCAGCATCGCCGACCTGCCCGGCGCGCTGCCCGAACCGCTGGCCGAGATCGCCAGGGACGGCTACACCGGGAGCGTCGAGCAGCTCGGCAAACTGCAGAATCTGTTGCGCACGTTGGTGAGCGGCGGTGTCTCCGCGCAGGTGCCGTTGCTCGGCGCGACCACCGTGGCCACCTATACCCGCAGCTTCTGGCCGACCTTCGCGCGCGCGATGGCCGACGCCGCGGCCGACCCGGCGAACGTGCAGCGCCTGCGGGCCATCGAGGGCGCGACTTCGACCGACCCCACCGGGCGGTTCGTGTTCAGTGCGATCACCTGCAACGAGAACGCCGTGCCGGGCAGGCCCGAACTGCTCGGCGCCGCGGCGGGCACCATCGCCTCCGGCGGCAACGCCATGGACGCGCGCGCCGACCTGGTGCGCTCGGGAATGGCCTGCGGTTCCTGGAAACCCGTGACCAAGCCGGTGCCGATCACCGGCGCGGGGCTGCGCACCCCGCCGCTGGTGCTGCAGAGCAAGCACGACGCGCTGACCAAGTACGAAGGCGGCCCGGCGATGGCCGCGGCGCTGGGCGGCAGGCTGGTCGTCGTGGACGGCGGCGACCACGGCACCTTCGGTCGCGGCAACCCCGCGGTGGACGAGGCGGTGCTCACTTACCTGCGCACCGGGAACGTGAACATCACCCGCGCCGACCAGGCGCCACTGCCCGTCGGCTGA
- a CDS encoding lysylphosphatidylglycerol synthase transmembrane domain-containing protein, whose translation MTADGELAGDPAPPPTAGSRRGRFRWLKWVLGAALLALLIAEGVYLWPRLHESWQKLTEIHWGWLAASIWLQALSMSGFGRVQKQLLNAGGVAVSQRKSVAVVYGATAMSVTLPAGQVFSTAFTYRQTRRWGASPIVASWQLVFSGVVAAVGLALLGVGGTLLAGGRVGPFKLILSVAAVVALVWAGNHVSRHPGSLEALLRKLLALVNRLRKRAPESGAAKIEDVLDQLESVKLGKRDGVLVALWALVHRFADVACLGAACYAVGADPRIAGLLLAFAVGKAVGSIPFAPGGIVYVDATLIYGLTAAAGLPAAQAVAAAFVYRMVSFILVAIAGWIVFLFLFRRRQADDAEFEREFEQRRL comes from the coding sequence GTGACGGCCGACGGGGAACTGGCAGGGGATCCTGCGCCGCCGCCCACGGCGGGTTCCCGCCGTGGCAGATTCCGCTGGCTGAAATGGGTGCTCGGCGCCGCACTGCTGGCCCTGCTGATCGCCGAGGGCGTGTACCTCTGGCCGCGCTTGCACGAGTCCTGGCAGAAGCTCACCGAGATCCACTGGGGGTGGCTGGCGGCATCGATCTGGCTGCAGGCGCTGTCGATGAGCGGGTTCGGCCGGGTGCAGAAGCAGCTGCTCAACGCGGGCGGCGTCGCGGTGAGCCAGCGGAAATCCGTCGCGGTGGTCTACGGTGCGACGGCGATGTCGGTCACCTTGCCCGCCGGCCAGGTGTTCTCCACCGCGTTCACCTACCGGCAGACCAGGCGCTGGGGCGCCAGTCCGATCGTCGCCTCCTGGCAGCTGGTGTTCTCCGGCGTGGTCGCCGCGGTGGGCCTGGCCTTGCTCGGCGTCGGCGGCACGCTGCTGGCGGGCGGGCGCGTCGGCCCGTTCAAGCTGATCCTCTCGGTGGCCGCCGTCGTCGCCCTGGTGTGGGCGGGCAACCACGTGTCGCGCCATCCCGGTTCGCTCGAGGCACTGCTGCGCAAGCTGCTCGCGCTGGTCAACCGGCTGCGCAAGCGCGCGCCGGAGTCCGGCGCCGCCAAGATCGAGGATGTACTCGACCAGCTCGAATCGGTGAAGCTCGGCAAGCGCGACGGCGTGTTGGTGGCGCTCTGGGCGCTGGTGCACCGTTTCGCCGACGTGGCCTGCCTCGGCGCGGCCTGTTACGCGGTGGGCGCCGATCCGCGCATCGCCGGTCTGCTGCTCGCCTTCGCCGTGGGCAAGGCGGTCGGGTCCATCCCCTTCGCGCCGGGCGGCATCGTCTACGTCGACGCCACGCTGATCTACGGCCTCACCGCCGCGGCCGGTCTGCCCGCCGCGCAGGCGGTCGCCGCGGCGTTCGTCTATCGGATGGTGAGCTTCATCCTGGTCGCGATCGCCGGGTGGATCGTGTTCCTGTTCCTGTTCCGCAGGCGGCAGGCCGACGACGCCGAGTTCGAGCGGGAATTCGAGCAGCGGCGGTTGTGA
- a CDS encoding NTF2-like N-terminal transpeptidase domain-containing protein, whose translation MALMGVAALALGIGSCGIHEKQNEAEAVVERFTDLLDDQDYTKAADLTSYPTAATATLKQMFTGLQGAKVDYRKTQFIGLDAESAIFSMDVEWSFGEKKTWNYSLEGNVRKLAIGWRISWEPAVVMPQLTHNRKVQLVRTYPTPAPRVNDIAGEPLMTEQVINVVKLDPAKMPDPIASTDALAKAIEPVAPLITGASLMQQLATSQGKPIVAVNLREGDFAILEPRMAPIPGVVMEKQPRLISADRRVWSPMLDALRKVQQESQEAHSGWGVQLFEQDGRFITQLAGQQGPPGPDIAGTMDQRLQRAAEDAVVSVPTQASIVAIQPSTGAVVAVAQNSQASEHGSVAFTGLYPVGGAMELFRAVAASAKGKAPQEVSVQDAAEAATALGVGIDFKVPGLDEVTGRLAVAGRSAEQVSQGGGSDAVLASPFGMAIAAATIVRGSVPPPMIEAGRPSATDARLDPLPPQTADRLRAMLRDASNAPELASVRRYRDVDAFAATAGPDGWLIGAMGDLVFAIHINDVDSKDATPRMAARMLQALATPEP comes from the coding sequence ATGGCACTCATGGGGGTGGCGGCGCTCGCGCTCGGGATCGGGTCGTGCGGGATACACGAGAAGCAGAACGAAGCCGAAGCGGTCGTCGAGCGCTTCACCGATCTGCTCGACGATCAGGACTACACCAAGGCGGCAGACCTGACGTCGTACCCCACCGCGGCTACAGCAACCCTCAAGCAAATGTTTACCGGGCTGCAGGGCGCCAAGGTCGACTACCGCAAGACCCAGTTCATCGGTCTCGATGCCGAGTCGGCGATCTTCAGCATGGACGTCGAGTGGAGTTTCGGGGAGAAGAAGACCTGGAACTACAGCCTGGAAGGCAATGTGCGCAAGCTGGCCATCGGCTGGCGGATCTCCTGGGAGCCCGCGGTCGTGATGCCCCAGCTCACGCACAACCGGAAGGTGCAACTGGTGCGCACCTATCCGACGCCTGCGCCGCGAGTCAACGACATCGCCGGTGAGCCGTTGATGACCGAGCAGGTCATCAACGTCGTCAAGCTGGATCCCGCCAAGATGCCCGACCCGATCGCGTCCACCGACGCCCTCGCCAAGGCCATCGAGCCGGTCGCGCCGTTGATCACCGGGGCGTCGCTGATGCAGCAGCTGGCCACCTCGCAGGGCAAGCCGATCGTCGCGGTGAACCTGCGCGAGGGTGACTTCGCGATCCTGGAACCGCGAATGGCGCCGATTCCCGGTGTGGTGATGGAGAAGCAGCCCCGGCTGATCTCCGCCGACCGCCGGGTCTGGTCGCCGATGCTCGACGCGCTGCGCAAGGTACAGCAGGAAAGCCAGGAGGCGCACTCCGGATGGGGCGTCCAACTGTTCGAGCAGGACGGGCGGTTCATCACTCAGCTCGCGGGCCAGCAGGGTCCGCCGGGACCGGACATCGCGGGCACGATGGATCAGCGCTTGCAGCGTGCCGCGGAGGACGCGGTGGTCAGCGTGCCCACGCAGGCCTCGATCGTGGCGATCCAGCCGTCCACCGGCGCGGTGGTGGCGGTCGCGCAGAACAGCCAGGCCAGTGAGCACGGGTCGGTGGCGTTCACCGGGCTGTATCCGGTGGGCGGCGCCATGGAACTGTTCCGCGCGGTCGCGGCGTCGGCGAAGGGAAAGGCGCCGCAGGAAGTGTCGGTGCAGGACGCGGCCGAAGCGGCGACCGCGCTCGGCGTCGGCATCGACTTCAAGGTGCCCGGCCTCGACGAGGTCACCGGCCGTCTGGCCGTCGCGGGACGCAGCGCCGAGCAGGTGTCGCAGGGTGGCGGTTCGGACGCCGTGCTGGCCAGCCCGTTCGGCATGGCCATCGCCGCGGCCACGATCGTGCGCGGGTCGGTGCCGCCGCCGATGATCGAGGCCGGTCGCCCGAGCGCCACCGATGCCCGGCTCGACCCGCTCCCGCCGCAGACCGCCGACCGGCTGCGCGCCATGCTGCGCGACGCCTCGAACGCGCCGGAGCTCGCGAGTGTGCGCCGCTACCGCGACGTCGACGCGTTCGCCGCGACCGCGGGCCCGGACGGGTGGCTGATCGGGGCGATGGGCGATCTGGTCTTCGCGATCCACATCAACGACGTGGACAGCAAGGACGCGACCCCGCGGATGGCGGCCCGGATGCTACAGGCGCTGGCTACTCCGGAACCGTGA
- a CDS encoding glycerate kinase: protein MTSAARVILAPDKFKGSLAAPEVAAALASGLRKRAPGAEIRQVPVADGGDGTVEAFVAAGWTRVEVTAPGPTGVPHPTAYARHGTKAVVELAAVVGLAHLPGGQPDPLGASTYGLGVVLAHAMEHGASEIVLGLGGSASTDGGAGMVQALGVRILDDEGRELPRGGAALTRAARLDRSGLHPGIAGTEITLACDVDNPLLGPTGATAVYAPQKGAGPADLDVLENALAMWARLVGPEFARLPGAGAAGGTGFGALAVLDARVRSGIEVVLESLDFPALLTTATLVVTGEGSLDRQSLHGKAPIGVCAAARKAGVPVIAVAGRTLLTPEEIRSAGFADCYALADLTSDPERSISEAAALLERVGGRIAEEWLG, encoded by the coding sequence ATGACATCCGCCGCGCGAGTGATCCTCGCTCCGGACAAGTTCAAGGGGTCGCTCGCCGCGCCGGAGGTGGCGGCGGCCCTGGCTTCCGGACTGCGGAAGCGGGCGCCGGGTGCCGAGATCCGGCAAGTGCCGGTGGCCGACGGGGGCGACGGCACGGTCGAGGCGTTCGTCGCGGCGGGTTGGACGCGGGTGGAGGTGACGGCGCCGGGACCGACCGGGGTACCGCACCCGACGGCCTACGCCCGGCACGGTACGAAGGCTGTCGTCGAATTGGCGGCCGTGGTCGGGCTGGCGCACCTACCCGGGGGACAGCCCGACCCGTTGGGGGCGAGCACATATGGGCTCGGTGTGGTCTTGGCGCACGCTATGGAGCACGGCGCGAGCGAGATCGTGCTCGGTCTGGGCGGCAGCGCCTCCACCGACGGCGGCGCGGGCATGGTGCAGGCGCTCGGCGTTCGCATCCTGGACGACGAGGGGCGCGAATTGCCGCGCGGCGGAGCGGCTTTGACCCGCGCGGCGCGGCTGGACCGCTCCGGCCTGCACCCCGGTATCGCCGGTACCGAGATCACGCTGGCCTGTGACGTCGACAATCCGCTGCTCGGACCGACCGGCGCGACGGCGGTGTACGCGCCACAGAAGGGCGCCGGGCCCGCCGACCTCGACGTTCTCGAAAACGCGCTCGCGATGTGGGCGCGGCTCGTCGGCCCCGAGTTCGCGCGGCTCCCCGGCGCGGGCGCGGCGGGCGGTACGGGTTTCGGCGCGCTCGCCGTACTGGACGCTCGGGTGCGCAGCGGTATCGAGGTGGTGCTCGAATCGCTCGATTTCCCCGCCTTGCTCACCACCGCGACCCTCGTGGTCACCGGAGAAGGATCGCTAGATCGGCAGAGCCTGCACGGCAAGGCGCCGATCGGCGTGTGCGCGGCCGCCCGGAAGGCAGGCGTGCCGGTGATCGCCGTGGCGGGCCGCACGCTGCTCACGCCCGAGGAGATCCGGTCCGCGGGTTTCGCTGATTGCTATGCGCTCGCCGATCTGACCTCCGACCCGGAACGCTCGATATCCGAGGCGGCGGCGCTGCTCGAACGCGTCGGCGGGCGGATCGCCGAGGAGTGGCTGGGTTAG
- a CDS encoding winged helix-turn-helix transcriptional regulator has translation MSGDADHEVCGMTVAIDVVGGKWKMHLMWVLGAGPQRFGHIRRLLDGVSEKVLAENLRQLEASGVVHREVYPEVPPRVEYSLTPLGEELAVALRPLEEWGDRHKTELAANLLASAS, from the coding sequence ATGAGCGGTGACGCGGATCACGAAGTGTGTGGCATGACGGTCGCGATCGATGTCGTCGGCGGCAAGTGGAAGATGCACCTGATGTGGGTGCTCGGCGCGGGCCCGCAGCGCTTCGGCCACATCCGCAGGCTGCTCGACGGGGTCAGCGAGAAGGTGCTCGCCGAGAACCTGCGCCAGCTGGAGGCCAGCGGCGTGGTGCACCGCGAGGTCTATCCCGAGGTACCGCCCCGGGTCGAATACTCGCTCACCCCCCTCGGCGAGGAACTGGCCGTCGCGCTGCGTCCGCTCGAGGAGTGGGGCGACCGGCACAAGACCGAGCTGGCCGCGAACCTGCTGGCGTCGGCGAGCTAA
- a CDS encoding nitroreductase family deazaflavin-dependent oxidoreductase, with protein MDLGTRYIGPAGFDAIFNRIANLLPKLGISVMGSRLLAVRGRKSGEWRTTMVNLMVREDGERFLVAPRGHTQWVRNLRVAGGGELRLGRKVEAFTATEVADADKVPLLRLYLRKWGWEVGRFFEGVTKDATDEELAAIAPGFPVFQLN; from the coding sequence ATGGACCTCGGCACCCGCTACATCGGCCCCGCCGGATTCGACGCGATCTTCAACCGGATCGCCAACCTGTTGCCCAAGCTCGGCATCAGCGTGATGGGGTCGCGCCTGCTGGCGGTGCGCGGGCGCAAGAGCGGCGAGTGGCGCACCACGATGGTCAACCTGATGGTGCGGGAAGACGGCGAGCGCTTCCTCGTCGCGCCGCGTGGGCACACGCAGTGGGTGCGTAACCTGCGCGTGGCGGGCGGCGGCGAACTCCGGCTCGGCCGCAAGGTCGAGGCGTTCACCGCCACCGAGGTGGCCGACGCCGACAAGGTGCCGCTGCTGCGCCTCTACCTGCGGAAGTGGGGCTGGGAGGTCGGCAGGTTCTTCGAGGGCGTGACCAAGGACGCCACCGACGAGGAACTCGCCGCCATCGCGCCGGGGTTCCCGGTCTTCCAGCTGAACTAA
- the aroQ gene encoding type II 3-dehydroquinate dehydratase has product MAATATPGPILVLNGPNLNMLGTRQPEVYGSATLEDVVELCRRTAARFDREVVAFQSNSEGALIDRIHQARGAESGIVINPGGLTHTSVALRDALVIPELPIVEVHISNVHAREEFRHHSYISPIATAVVAGMGIQGYAAAIEFLARPS; this is encoded by the coding sequence ATGGCTGCGACCGCGACGCCGGGCCCGATCCTGGTTCTGAACGGCCCGAACCTCAACATGCTCGGCACCAGGCAACCGGAGGTGTACGGGTCGGCGACGCTGGAGGACGTGGTGGAGTTGTGCCGGCGGACGGCGGCGAGGTTCGACCGGGAGGTCGTCGCCTTCCAGTCCAATTCCGAAGGCGCGCTCATCGACCGCATCCACCAGGCGCGGGGCGCCGAGTCGGGCATCGTGATCAATCCCGGCGGACTCACCCACACCTCGGTGGCGCTGCGGGACGCGCTGGTGATTCCGGAACTGCCGATCGTCGAGGTGCACATCAGCAACGTGCACGCGCGCGAGGAGTTCCGGCATCACTCCTACATCTCCCCGATCGCGACCGCGGTGGTCGCGGGCATGGGCATCCAGGGTTACGCCGCCGCCATCGAATTCCTCGCCCGCCCGAGTTAG
- a CDS encoding GNAT family N-acetyltransferase codes for MSTEVNNNTALDRFEIYVDGAIAGYAEYQDTASERAFVHTEIYPRYEGQGYARLLVETALNSTRDDKLGALPMCRTVHHFIETRPEYLGMVPHWARDRLNLPQ; via the coding sequence ATGTCGACCGAGGTCAACAACAACACCGCACTGGACCGTTTCGAGATCTACGTCGACGGTGCGATCGCCGGCTACGCCGAATACCAGGACACGGCGTCCGAGCGCGCGTTCGTGCACACCGAGATCTACCCGCGCTACGAGGGCCAGGGCTACGCGCGGTTGTTGGTCGAGACGGCCTTGAACAGCACGCGCGACGACAAGCTCGGCGCGCTGCCCATGTGCCGGACCGTCCACCACTTCATCGAGACCCGTCCCGAATACCTCGGGATGGTGCCGCACTGGGCGCGCGACCGGCTGAATCTGCCGCAGTAA
- a CDS encoding DUF3054 domain-containing protein, which yields MRKLLPFVLDALLVVVFCAIGRRSHDEAVLAGLLRTVWPFATGLVVGWLVVVSPRWRAAADARFDITALWPAGVVIWACTLAVGMLLRVVSGQGTAVSFVLVAGVVLAVFLLGWRAVTEAVRRSRFRSSQRL from the coding sequence GTGAGGAAATTGCTGCCGTTCGTGCTCGATGCGCTGCTCGTCGTCGTCTTCTGCGCGATCGGCAGGCGCAGCCACGACGAGGCGGTGCTCGCCGGACTGCTGCGCACCGTATGGCCGTTCGCGACGGGATTGGTCGTCGGCTGGCTCGTCGTGGTGTCCCCGCGGTGGCGCGCCGCCGCTGACGCGCGGTTCGACATCACCGCCCTGTGGCCCGCCGGGGTCGTGATCTGGGCCTGCACCCTGGCCGTGGGCATGCTGCTGCGCGTGGTCAGCGGGCAGGGCACGGCGGTGAGCTTCGTCCTGGTGGCCGGCGTCGTGCTCGCGGTGTTCCTGCTCGGCTGGCGCGCGGTGACCGAAGCCGTCCGGCGATCACGGTTCCGGAGTAGCCAGCGCCTGTAG
- a CDS encoding adenylate/guanylate cyclase domain-containing protein produces the protein MRTRWPLYLTSMLLANAFGAVLVWAFIQYGLPVPEGEASGARRTGLLIPAVVFVAGGLLSMAASALMLRPVMRWQMRGGPPSRQEQMAALHAPLRQAILHLALWLIGGAVLAALIIRDTPALAGAVIVTECMAATIVFGFTYMLGERILRPVAAQALTEGTFDHTLTPGVGTRMAMTWGMGTFAPTIAIVLLCVTQISSDVKFSAQSLAISILLLCGVVIMQALALSMLTGSSISDPVRQLSQAIDRVQAGARDVQVEVFDGSEIGLLQVGFNRMMEEAAKRRQLQELFGQHVGEEVAQRALDYGTELGGETRFVAVLFVDMVGSTAAAAERPPTEVVSLLNEFFRIVVDVIDRHHGFVNKFVGDAALAIFGAPLDRPDAPTAALAAARELRETLREVPGLDIGIGVSAGLAVAGNIGAANRFEYTVIGDPVNEASRLTELAKERPGRTLASGSALYFAEESEQDQWETGDEVQLRGRRRKTLLAWPRERADAPDDTEVETVRSLG, from the coding sequence ATGCGAACGCGCTGGCCGCTGTACCTGACATCGATGCTGCTGGCGAACGCTTTCGGCGCGGTTCTGGTGTGGGCGTTCATCCAGTACGGGCTACCCGTCCCGGAGGGTGAGGCCTCCGGTGCCAGGCGCACCGGCCTGCTGATCCCGGCCGTCGTCTTCGTGGCGGGCGGCCTGCTCAGCATGGCCGCGTCCGCGCTCATGCTGCGTCCGGTGATGCGCTGGCAGATGCGCGGCGGCCCGCCGAGCCGCCAAGAGCAGATGGCCGCGCTGCACGCACCGCTGCGCCAGGCGATCCTGCATCTCGCGCTGTGGCTGATCGGCGGCGCCGTGCTGGCCGCGCTGATCATCCGGGACACTCCCGCGCTGGCCGGAGCGGTCATCGTCACCGAGTGCATGGCCGCGACCATCGTGTTCGGCTTCACCTACATGCTGGGCGAACGCATCCTGCGCCCGGTCGCGGCCCAGGCGCTGACCGAGGGCACCTTCGACCACACCCTCACCCCGGGCGTCGGCACCAGGATGGCGATGACCTGGGGCATGGGCACCTTCGCCCCCACCATCGCCATCGTGCTGCTGTGCGTCACCCAGATCTCCTCGGACGTGAAGTTCTCCGCGCAGTCGCTGGCCATCTCCATCCTGCTGCTGTGCGGCGTGGTGATCATGCAGGCGCTCGCGCTGTCGATGCTCACCGGTTCGAGTATTTCCGACCCGGTACGCCAGCTCAGCCAGGCCATCGACCGGGTCCAGGCCGGGGCGCGCGACGTGCAGGTCGAGGTCTTCGACGGCAGCGAGATCGGCCTGCTGCAGGTCGGCTTCAACCGGATGATGGAGGAGGCCGCCAAGCGCCGCCAACTCCAGGAACTGTTCGGTCAGCACGTCGGCGAGGAGGTGGCGCAGCGGGCGCTGGACTACGGCACCGAGCTCGGCGGCGAGACCCGGTTCGTCGCGGTGCTGTTCGTCGACATGGTCGGCTCCACCGCCGCCGCGGCCGAACGCCCGCCCACCGAGGTGGTCAGCCTGCTCAACGAGTTCTTCCGCATCGTGGTCGACGTGATCGACCGCCACCACGGCTTCGTCAACAAGTTCGTCGGCGACGCGGCGCTGGCCATCTTCGGCGCGCCGCTGGATCGCCCGGACGCACCGACCGCCGCGCTCGCCGCCGCGCGCGAACTGCGCGAAACCCTGCGGGAAGTGCCGGGCCTCGACATCGGCATCGGCGTCTCGGCCGGTCTGGCCGTCGCGGGCAACATCGGCGCGGCCAACCGCTTCGAGTACACGGTGATCGGAGACCCGGTCAACGAGGCATCCCGGCTCACCGAGCTGGCCAAAGAACGTCCCGGCCGAACGCTGGCCTCGGGTAGTGCGCTGTATTTCGCCGAGGAAAGCGAGCAGGACCAGTGGGAAACCGGCGACGAGGTGCAGCTGCGCGGCAGACGCAGGAAAACGCTCTTGGCCTGGCCCCGCGAACGGGCCGACGCGCCCGACGATACCGAGGTCGAAACGGTGCGTTCGTTAGGCTGA
- a CDS encoding NAD(P)-dependent oxidoreductase, whose amino-acid sequence MSEQNTARAVSVVGLGPMGQAMVRAFLAAGVEVTVWNRSPEKADAMVELGAKRAATVADALDANEVTVLSLTHYAAMYDVLGPATGHLKGKVIANLSSDSPEKARKGAQWVRSHGAQFLSGGVMSAGDNITHPASYIFYSGPRAVFDAHAELLRPLSPQEYLGADDGLAQVFYQGLLTIFHPWLLAFDQATAMIDRSGHDIAAFVPFAIRSAAAFPYFMEEFSVANQNGGWASLASLKMMDAGAQHVIDASEEVGVDAVLSHTAQGLWRKAVAASEEAGKPISTYALLRNP is encoded by the coding sequence ATGTCCGAGCAGAACACCGCCCGCGCTGTCTCCGTCGTCGGCCTCGGGCCGATGGGTCAGGCGATGGTCCGGGCCTTCCTGGCCGCGGGCGTCGAGGTGACGGTGTGGAACCGCAGCCCCGAGAAGGCCGACGCCATGGTCGAACTCGGCGCGAAGCGCGCCGCGACCGTCGCCGACGCGCTGGACGCCAACGAGGTCACCGTGCTCAGCCTCACCCACTACGCCGCGATGTACGACGTGCTCGGCCCGGCAACCGGCCATCTGAAGGGCAAGGTGATCGCGAACCTGTCGTCCGATTCGCCGGAGAAGGCCCGCAAAGGAGCGCAGTGGGTTCGCTCGCACGGCGCGCAGTTCCTCTCCGGCGGCGTCATGTCGGCGGGGGACAACATCACGCATCCGGCGTCCTACATCTTCTACAGCGGCCCGCGCGCGGTGTTCGACGCGCACGCCGAGCTGCTGCGGCCGTTGAGCCCGCAGGAGTACCTCGGCGCCGACGACGGCTTGGCGCAGGTCTTTTACCAGGGGCTGCTGACCATCTTCCATCCCTGGTTGCTCGCCTTCGACCAGGCCACGGCGATGATCGACCGCTCCGGCCACGACATCGCCGCTTTCGTCCCGTTCGCGATCCGCTCCGCCGCCGCATTCCCCTATTTCATGGAGGAGTTCTCGGTCGCCAATCAGAACGGCGGCTGGGCGTCGCTGGCGAGTTTGAAGATGATGGACGCGGGCGCGCAGCACGTCATCGACGCGAGCGAAGAAGTCGGCGTGGACGCCGTGCTCTCGCACACCGCCCAGGGGCTGTGGCGTAAAGCCGTCGCCGCCAGCGAGGAGGCGGGGAAGCCCATCTCCACTTACGCCCTCCTCCGAAATCCCTGA